DNA from Caldilineales bacterium:
GCGGTGTAGACGCTCGCCCCACCCCATGATCGCCGCCGCCAGGCTGGCGGTCAGACCAGGCAGTGTGGCCCGCAAGTCGGCCAGACTGATCCCCAGAGCCAGGATCAGACCGGCGGCCGCCAGACCCAGCAGCGCCGCCAGGGCCAGTCCGATTCCCAGGGCGCTGGTCAAGAGGTCGGCCAGAAACCATCCCACCCAACCGCCGCCGCCGTTCGGCCCCGATGCGGTCAGGTCGCCGGTAGACGAGACGGATGATGCGACCAGCAAATGGGCCGTGGCCTGGAAGACGAGCCAGAGCAGCAACAGGCCGGCGATCTGGGGCGGGCCAATGCCGCCAGCATGACCGCCGCTGCGCAAGAAGATGAAGACGCCCAATCCCAGGAGGATGAAGGGGACGAGATAGCGGCCAAAGCCGAAGCCGGCCGTGAGTTGCTGCACCCACCAGCCTGTCAGCCCGGCCGGCCGGCTGAGCAACGAAAGCAGCGTGAACAGCCCCAGCCCGGCCAGAACCACCCCCCACAAGGCGCCGCTGCGTAGAGAGAGGCCGGCCGGCTGCCGCCCGGATTTGGCCGCGCTCTTTGCCCCGCTGCGAGTGCTCGACCCGGACGGTTTGCGCTTGCTGGTAGAGGAGGCTGTGGCCGGACGCTTGGACATTTTAGCTCATTTGTTCGTATCGGCAGTATAGCATGTTCGGGCGAGCGGGGCAACCTGGCTGGGGAGGTGGTCTGCTGGAATCACAACTCCACCACCAGCGGCAAGATCATCGGCCGCCGGCCTGTCGTTCGATAACAGAAATCGGCGAGACGGTTGTGGACCTGCTCGGCAACATCTTTGGCGTTTTCGACCTGCTCCAATACATCCCAGATGACTTCTTTGGCGTCTTCCATCAACGTCTCGGAACCAGAGAGTTGGACGAAACCGCGCGAGAGAATCTCCGGCCCGGCGATGACCTCGCCCGTTTCTTCGTCCAGCCCGATGATGACCACCAGGAAGCCATCGCGGGCAAGGTGGCGGCGGTCGCGTAGCACCACCGAGCCAATGTCGCCCACCCCCAGGCCATCGACGAAAACATGGTCGCAAGCCAGTTTCTCGGCCGGCAGGATCCAGTCCGGCCCCAGTTCCATCACCTGCCCGTTTTCGATCACGAAGATGTTCTGCTCGTCGATGCCGGTCTCGCGGGCCAGCCGGGCATGTAGCACCAGTTGCCGGTACTCGCCATGAATGGGGATGACGGCCTGCGGGCGCACCATCTCGATCATGCGACGCTGGTCCTCGCGGCTGCCGTGTCCGCTGACATGGACTTCGGTCAGTTCGGCATAGTAGACATCCGCGCCCAGCCGGAAGAGATTGTCCAGGGTGCGGTGGATCATCTTTTCGTTGCCGGGGATGGGCGAGGCGCTGACGATGATGGTGTCGCCCTTGCCGATGCGAACATGCCGGTATTGGCCGTGGCTCATGCGGACGAGGGCGCTGGTCGGCTCGCCCTGGCTGCCTGTGCAGACGATGGCGACCTTCTCCGGCGGCAGGTGGTTCATCTGTTCGGCCGTGACCAGGCCGCCGCTGGGCGGGCGCAGATAGCCGAGCTCGACCGCCATCTTAGCGTTCTGGATCATGCTGCGCCCGGTGACGCCGACGGTGCGGCCGTGCTTTTCGGCGGCGTCGATGACCTGTTGGATGCGCGAGATATTGGAGGCGAACGAGGCGACGATCACCCGGCCGGGCGCTCGCGCCGTCAGATCGTCCAGCACCTGCCCCAATTCCTGCTCGGAGGGCGTGAATCCCGCCACCTCGGCATTGGTCGAGTCCGAAAGCAGCAGCCGCACGCCTTCATCGCCCAGGGCGCGCAGTTTGGCCTCGTCGGTCAGGCGGCCATCGACGGGGTGGTGGTCGAATTTGTAGTCGGTGACATGGACGATGATCCCCACCGGGCTGCGGATGACGACGCCGACGACATCGGGGATGGAGTGGCAGAGATGGATGAATTCGATCTGGAACGGCCCCAGGGGCAGGCGGGTGTTCTCGTCGATCAGCCGCAGGTCGGCGCTATCGAGCAGGTGATGC
Protein-coding regions in this window:
- a CDS encoding ribonuclease J; translation: MAFEYDDAIFAIDAGLMFPSDDLPGIDLVIPDFAYLINNQSKFKGFILTHGHEDHIGALPYVLSQIKAPVYGTRLTLGLVSNRLREHHLLDSADLRLIDENTRLPLGPFQIEFIHLCHSIPDVVGVVIRSPVGIIVHVTDYKFDHHPVDGRLTDEAKLRALGDEGVRLLLSDSTNAEVAGFTPSEQELGQVLDDLTARAPGRVIVASFASNISRIQQVIDAAEKHGRTVGVTGRSMIQNAKMAVELGYLRPPSGGLVTAEQMNHLPPEKVAIVCTGSQGEPTSALVRMSHGQYRHVRIGKGDTIIVSASPIPGNEKMIHRTLDNLFRLGADVYYAELTEVHVSGHGSREDQRRMIEMVRPQAVIPIHGEYRQLVLHARLARETGIDEQNIFVIENGQVMELGPDWILPAEKLACDHVFVDGLGVGDIGSVVLRDRRHLARDGFLVVIIGLDEETGEVIAGPEILSRGFVQLSGSETLMEDAKEVIWDVLEQVENAKDVAEQVHNRLADFCYRTTGRRPMILPLVVEL